Proteins encoded by one window of Perca fluviatilis chromosome 13, GENO_Pfluv_1.0, whole genome shotgun sequence:
- the LOC120571006 gene encoding oocyte zinc finger protein XlCOF7.1-like, translating into MKIHTGEKPFSCSECGKRFVFKSYLKKHMMTHTGEKPFSCSECQRKFGRKSNLEYHMITHTGEKPFSCSECQRKFSLKSDLKRHMRIHTGEKQFSCSECQRKFGCNREPQSALNSLKHDSRCKKTFSCSECGKIFSFKSNLKQHMITHTGEKPFSCSVCKKRFGLNSILKKHMLTHRGEKRFSCSRCDKRFGNGYNLKKHMRTHTGEKLFSCSVCKKSFSENGSLKKHMRIHTGEKPFSCSDCGKAFSVSEYLKTHMRTHTGEKPFSCSVCEKSFSHSGALKSHMAVHTGEKPFSCSVCKKSFTQSVYLKAHMRSHTGEKPFSCSECDKRFGQKEHLKRHMITHTGEKPFSCSLCDKRFGNDYNLKTHMITHTGDKPFSCSVCDKRFGVRSMLKKHMLTHTWEKPQLSL; encoded by the exons atgaagatccacacaggagagaagccatttAGCTGCTCggagtgtgggaaaagatttgTCTTCAAGTCATATCTGAAAAAACACATGatgactcacacaggagaaaaaccttttagctgctctgagtgtcaGAGGAAATTTGGCCGCAAGTCCAATCTGGAATATCACAtgataactcacacaggagaaaaacctttcagctgctctgagtgtcaGAGGAAATTTAGCTTGAAGTCAGATCTTAAGAGACACATGAggatccacacaggagaaaaacagttcagctgctctgagtgtcaGAGGAAATTTGGCTGCAA cagagaacctcagtcagctttaaactctctgaaacatgattcaagatgtaagaaaacattcagctgctctgagtgtgggaaaatATTTAGCTTCAAGTCAAATCTGAAGCAACACAtgataactcacacaggagaaaaaccttttagctgctcagtttgtaagaaaAGATTTGGCCTCAACTCAATTCTTAAAAAACACATGTTAACTCATAGAGGAGAGAAACGTTTCAGTTGCTCACGTTGTGATAAAAGATTTGGCAACGGGTATAATCTGAagaaacacatgagaactcatACAGGAGAAAAGCTTTTCAGCTGCTCGGTCTGTAAAAAATCTTTTTCAGAGAATGGAAGTTTaaagaaacacatgagaatccacacaggagagaagccttttAGCTGTTCTGACTGTGGTAAAGCTTTCAGTGTTAGCGAATACCTGAAgacacacatgagaactcatacaggagaaaaacctttcagctgctcagtctgtgaGAAATCTTTTTCACACAGTGGAGCATTAAAGTCACACATGGcggtccacacaggagaaaaaccttttagctgctcagtttgtaaaaaATCATTTACACAGAGCGTATATTTAAAGGCACACATGAGAagccacacaggagagaaacctttcagctgctctgagtgtgataAACGATTTGGCCAGAAGGAAcatctgaagagacacatgataactcacacaggagaaaaaccttttagctgctcgCTTTGTGATAAAAGATTTGGAAATGATTATAATCTGAAGACCCACATGATAACTCATACAGGAGACAAACCTTTCAGTTGCTCAGTTTGTGATAAAAGATTTGGCGTCCGGTCAATGCTTAAAAAACACATGTTAACTCATACATGGGAAAAACCTcagctcagtctgtaa